A genomic stretch from Juglans microcarpa x Juglans regia isolate MS1-56 chromosome 3S, Jm3101_v1.0, whole genome shotgun sequence includes:
- the LOC121257040 gene encoding scopoletin glucosyltransferase-like has protein sequence MESEKRQLHLFIFPYMAAGHMIPAIDMAKLFASRGLRITIITTPLNASSIFETVEKSKILGLKMDMLIIEFPAEQVGLPKGGESYHLATSPDLRMKFREAITLLRQPLEELVQDYCPDCLITSALFPWTTDVARRFGIPRLIFHATSSFSICASECLRLYEPYKKVSSDSEPFILPNFPDEIKLTRNQLPDFVTQDIETDVGKLIRHVIEAELTSYGAVFNSFYDLEPAYVDYYKKVLGRKAWHIGPVSLCNKETEDKARRGKEASVHGHECLKWLDSKKSDSVVYVCFGSMANFNDSQLMKIAMGLEASQQQFIWVVKREKTQGTKDEWLREEFEKRVEGKGLIIRGWAPQLLILDHEAVGGFVTHCGWNSTLEGVVAGVPMVTWPVSAEQFYNEKLVTQILKIGVGVGAQQWVRFLGDSIGKEAIEKALIRVMVGEEAEEMRSRARELMKMAKSSVEGGGSSYSDLNALIEDLSSHVIAGEATEKN, from the coding sequence ATGGAGAGTGAAAAGCGCCAGCTTCACTTGTTTATCTTCCCATACATGGCCGCAGGCCACATGATCCCGGCCATAGACATGGCCAAGCTATTTGCTTCCCGAGGTTTGAGAATAACCATAATCACTACTCCTCTCAATGCCTCCTCGATCTTCGAAACAGTTGAAAAAAGCAAAATTCTGGGTTTAAAAATGGACATGTTAATCATCGAGTTCCCCGCTGAACAGGTTGGATTGCCCAAAGGAGGCGAGAGCTACCACTTAGCCACTTCACCTGATTTGCGGATGAAATTCCGGGAGGCCATAACCTTGCTGAGGCAACCTCTCGAAGAACTTGTTCAAGATTATTGTCCTGATTGCCTTATAACCAGCGCGCTGTTCCCATGGACCACCGATGTTGCTAGGAGATTTGGCATACCGAGGCTTATTTTCCATGCCACAAGTTCTTTCTCTATATGCGCCTCAGAATGTCTTAGGCTATACGAGCCTTACAAAAAAGTTTCGTCAGATTCAGAACCGTTCATCCTCCCCAACTTCCCCGACGAGATCAAGTTGACAAGAAACCAACTTCCAGATTTTGTTACACAAGACATCGAGACCGATGTCGGGAAGTTGATTAGGCACGTCATAGAAGCGGAGCTAACGAGTTATGGAGCTGTTTTCAATAGCTTCTACGATCTTGAGCCAGCTTATGTAGATTATTACAAGAAGGTCCTTGGAAGGAAGGCATGGCATATAGGCCCGGTTTCATTATGCAATAAGGAGACTGAGGATAAAGCACGAAGGGGGAAGGAAGCTTCCGTTCATGGCCATGAGTGCTTGAAGTGGCTTGATTCGAAGAAATCCGATTCTGTTGTTTATGTATGTTTTGGGAGTATGGCTAACTTCAATGATTCTCAGCTCATGAAGATTGCAATGGGTCTTGAGGCTTCTCAGCAGCAGTTCATTTGGGTtgtgaagagagagaaaactcAAGGAACAAAAGATGAGTGGCTGCgtgaagagtttgagaaaaGAGTAGAAGGAAAGGGCCTAATCATAAGAGGGTGGGCACCCCAACTGTTGATTCTAGATCACGAAGCAGTTGGTGGATTTGTGACTCATTGTGGGTGGAACTCCACGTTGGAAGGAGTGGTTGCAGGGGTGCCCATGGTAACATGGCCGGTGTCTGCTGAGCAATTCTACAATGAGAAGTTGGTCACCCAGATCCTGAAAATTGGAGTTGGTGTTGGTGCTCAACAATGGGTAAGATTTTTGGGCGACAGCATTGGGAAGGAAGCCATAGAGAAGGCGTTAATTCGAGTAATGGTTGGGGAAGAAGCAGAGGAAATGAGAAGCAGGGCAAGAGAGCTTATGAAGATGGCTAAGAGCTCTGTTGAAGGAGGAGGATCCTCTTACTCTGATTTGAATGCCTTGATTGAAGATCTGAGCTCGCATGTCATTGCTGGTGAAGCTACCGAGAAGAACTAG
- the LOC121257042 gene encoding scopoletin glucosyltransferase-like, with amino-acid sequence MKGNMGSTETHRQLHIFFFPYMAQGHIIPVVDMARQYASRGVKATIVTTPFNVPLFSKTIDKSKTLGIEIGVLTVKFPTKEVGLPEGCESAHLVVPEMRQKFFKASIMLEQPLEQLLQKHRPDCLVSDMFFPWSTDVASRCGIPRLVFHGTCFFSLCASESVISYEPYKKVSSDSEPFVIPTLPDEIKLTKKQLPDFVTSSVKTEFGKLFKALKEADRKSFGVIVNSFYELETAYADHYRKVLGRKSWHIGPVSLCNKDAEEKALRGSKVAFTDQHESLMWLDSRQPNSVVYVCFGSVANFSDSQLMEIAMGLEASGQQFIWVVKKGMNSGGKEEWLPEGFEKRMQDKGLIIRDWAPQVLILDHEAVGGFVTHCGWNSTLEGVAAGVTMVTWPVSAEQFYNEKLVTQVLKIGVAVGVQQWISVVGDSVQKEAIEKAVRQIMVGEEAEEMRRRAKALAEMARIAIEEGGSSYSDLNASIEELKSLRL; translated from the coding sequence ATGAAAGGCAATATGGGTAGTACTGAAACCCATCGTCAACTgcatattttcttcttcccatATATGGCTCAAGGTCATATTATACCAGTAGTAGACATGGCCAGGCAATATGCTTCGCGAGGTGTGAAAGCAACCATAGTCACCACCCCTTTCAACGTGCCACTCTTCTCCAAGACAATCGACAAAAGCAAGACTCTAGGTATCGAAATTGGAGTTCTTACCGTCAAATTCCCAACTAAAGAGGTAGGATTGCCCGAAGGATGCGAAAGTGCTCACTTGGTTGTGCCCGAGATGCGCCAGAAGTTCTTCAAGGCCAGCATCATGCTTGAGCAACCACTTGAGCAACTGCTCCAAAAACATCGTCCCGATTGCCTTGTCTCTGACATGTTCTTTCCTTGGTCTACCGATGTTGCTAGTAGATGTGGGATTCCCCGGCTTGTCTTCCACGGAACCtgtttcttctctctctgtGCTTCAGAGAGTGTGATATCATATGAGCCTTACAAGAAGGTGTCATCTGATTCAGAGCCTTTTGTCATCCCTACTCTTCCCGATGAGATCAAGCTGACAAAAAAGCAGCTACCCGATTTTGTCACAAGTAGTGTAAAAACAGAATTTGGAAAGCTTTTTAAAGCACTCAAAGAAGCTGACCGGAAGAGTTTCGGGGTTATTGTTAATAGCTTCTATGAGCTTGAGACGGCTTATGCTGATCATTACAGGAAAGTTCTTGGAAGAAAGTCCTGGCATATAGGACCAGTATCGCTATGCAATAAGGACGCTGAAGAGAAAGCGTTGAGAGGATCGAAGGTAGCCTTCACCGATCAACATGAAAGCTTGATGTGGCTTGACTCAAGGCAACCCAATTCCGTTGTTTATGTATGTTTTGGGAGTGTGGCAAACTTCAGTGATTCTCAATTAATGGAGATAGCAATGGGTCTTGAAGCTTCAGGTCAGCAGTTCATATGGGTTGTGAAGAAAGGAATGAATAGTGGAGGGAAAGAAGAGTGGTTGCCCGAAGGATTTGAGAAGAGAATGCAAGATAAGGGTCTAATTATAAGAGATTGGGCACCCCAAGTGTTGATTCTCGATCATGAAGCAGTTGGAGGATTTGTGACTCATTGTGGGTGGAATTCTACGCTGGAAGGAGTGGCTGCTGGGGTGACAATGGTTACGTGGCCTGTTTCGGCGGAACAATTTTACAATGAGAAGTTGGTGACTCAGGTACTAAAAATAGGGGTTGCTGTTGGTGTTCAGCAATGGATTAGCGTGGTGGGAGATAGTGTACAGAAGGAAGCAATAGAGAAGGCAGTGAGGCAAATTATGGTGGGTGAAGAAGCAGAGGAAATGAGAAGAAGAGCCAAGGCACTTGCGGAGATGGCGAGGATAGCCATTGAAGAAGGTGGATCGTCTTACTCTGATTTGAATGCTTCAATTGAAGAATTGAAGTCCCTCAGACTTTGA
- the LOC121258850 gene encoding uncharacterized protein LOC121258850, which produces MAEGTRLKDLNEGFQSFKRSTEVHIQQTDSQFTTISVEMQAMRRQMEAMMQQFSTMASDLHKVNTILSTGPSNNGDSSINQQLVNHPGDVQPRAVRLAFPVFNGDDPHGWLYKVNQFFTFHNTLPQHRLRLMSFHVEGKALVWFQDLDESGLLIGWEEFVTALLLRFGPSSYDDPMEQLTRLRQVDTVEEYKANFEALSNRLRRLSESYKLSCFLSGLKDEIRLTVRMFNPNSLMEAYGLARIQEEKVSLHKKLNPRHQQPHYNDPPSLKLLPNPYQPRPSQTHTNHHTIAPNTYQGNAVVPVHKISQSQMKTRREKCLCYHCEAKWHPGHRCQTPRLYLIEEVEEDIEEQAEVAAPIGDTQELLGSLNPEKSPEISLHAIIGSLSPKTMRVRVKVANGDLLDSEGKVKAVNVAIQGQMFQLDMYVLPLADVTWYLLKGLTMNTWIEEGPVQKHNKMENKGVLLHLIDPQISQPTIPPNIQQILHQYPEIFSTPKGLPPTRSHDHTITLQPGTQPVSVRPYRYPYFQKDEIEKIVKELLDSGVIRPSQSPYSSPVLLVRKADGTWRLCVDYRALNKATVKDKYPIPVVEELLDELHGARVFSKLDLRSGYHQIRVKSEDIPKTAFRTHEGHYEFLVMPFGLTNAPSTFQSLMNQVFKPYLRKFILVFFDDILIYSKDEAAHLGHLKATFDTLRGNQLYAKLSKCSFCCEEVSYLGYLISGQGVRADPEKLRAMLDWPIPKSVKALRGFLGLTGYYRKFIKGYGAIAARLTDLLKKDSFTWGNEAQSAFEALKKAVTQPPVLALPNFQSPFVIECDASGEAIGAVLMQGEGR; this is translated from the exons ATGGCTGAAGGCACAAGACTCAAAGATCTCAATGAAGGCTTTCAATCCTTCAAGCGTTCGACAGAAGTTCACATCCAACAGACCGATTCCCAGTTTACTACAATCAGCGTGGAGATGCAGGCAATGAGGCGGCAGATGGAAGCTATGATGCAGCAATTTTCTACAATGGCGTCAGATCTGCATAAAGTTAACACAATATTATCAACTGGACCAAGCAACAATGGAGATAGTTCCATAAATCAGCAGCTGGTAAATCACCCAGGAGATGTTCAACCTCGAGCTGTAAGGTTAGCTTTTCCTGTTTTCAATGGGGATGATCCCCATGGCTGGCTCTACAAGGTGAATCAGTTTTTTACCTTCCACAATACACTTCCACAACACCGTTTACGGTTAATGTCCTTTCATGTGGAGGGTAAGGCACTAGTTTGGTTTCAAGATTTAGATGAATCAGGTTTGTTGATTGGTTGGGAGGAGTTTGTGACAGCTTTATTGCTAAGATTTGGGCCTTCTAGttatgatgatcctatggaaCAATTAACTAGGCTAAGACAAGTGGATACGGTGGAGGAATATAAGGCTAATTTCGAAGCATTGTCTAATCGGCTACGGCGATTATCAGAGTCTTATAAGCTAAGCTGCTTTCTCAGTGGCTTAAAGGATGAAATCAGATTAACTGTTAGGATGTTTAATCCAAATAGTTTAATGGAAGCTTATGGGCTGGCCAGAATTCAGGAGGAGAAAGTTTCTCTCCATAAGAAATTAAACCCACGACACCAACAACCCCATTACAATGACCCACCATCTCTTAAACTGTTACCCAATCCATACCAGCCAAGACCAAGCCAAACACACACCAACCATCATACTATTGCCCCAAACACTTACCAAGGTAATGCTGTAGTTCCAGTCCACAAAATCAGCCAAAGCCAAATGAAAACAAGGAgagaaaaatgtttatgttacCATTGTGAGGCCAAGTGGCATCCTGGCCATCGTTGCCAAACACCACGGCTCTATCTGATTGAGGAGGTGGAGGAAGACATCGAGGAACAAGCAGAGGTTGCTGCACCAATAGGGGACACACAGGAGTTGTTGGGCAGCTTGAATCCTGAAAAGTCACCAGAGATATCATTACATGCAATTATTGGATCCTTGAGTCCAAAAACAATGCGA GTGAGAGTTAAGGTTGCTAATGGTGACTTATTAGACAGTGAAGGGAAAGTAAAGGCGGTGAATGTGGCCATTCAAGGGCAAATGTTTCAGCTGGATATGTATGTATTACCATTGGCGGATGTGACATGGTACTTG TTAAAAGGGCTCACTATGAATACATGGATAGAAGAAGGACCAGTtcaaaaacacaataaaatggaaaacaaaggGGTGCTGCTACACTTAATTGACCCACAAATCAGCCAGCCTACCATACCACCAAACATTCAGCAAATACTTCATCAATACCCAGAAATTTTTTCCACACCAAAAGGCTTACCCCCTACTCGTTCCCATGACCATACCATTACCCTCCAACCCGGAACCCAACCAGTTTCTGTGCGTCCCTATCGCTAtccatattttcaaaaagaCGAGATTGAGAAGATTGTTAAAGAGTTGCTGGACTCAGGGGTTATTCGCCCAAGCCAAAGCCCTTATTCCTCACCCGTTCTTTTGGTGAGAAAGGCCGATGGAACTTGGCGACTGTGTGTGGATTACAGGGCCTTAAACAAGGCCACAGTAAAGGATAAATATCCTATTCCAGTGGTGGAAGAGCTGCTTGACGAATTACATGGAGCTAGGGTGTTTTCCAAGCTCGACTTAAGGTCGGGCTATCATCAAATACGGGTCAAATCAGAAGATATTCCTAAGACGGCATTTCGCACACATGAGGGACACTACGAGTTCCTAGTGATGCCGTTTGGCCTAACAAATGCCCCATCCACATTTCAGAGTTTAATGAACCAGGTTTTTAAACCTTACTTACGAAagttcattttagttttttttgaTGATATTCTTATTTACAGCAAAGATGAGGCAGCTCACTTGGGTCATTTAAAAGCCACTTTTGACACCTTAAGGGGTAATCAACTTTATGCCAAGTTGAGCAAGTGCAGTTTTTGTTGTGAAGAAGTGTCGTATTTAGGATACCTCATTTCTGGACAGGGGGTACGTGCCGACCCAGAAAAATTGAGGGCAATGTTGGATTGGCCCATCCCAAAGTCCGTTAAGGCCTTAAGAGGTTTTCTTGGGTTGACGGGGTACTATCGTAAATTCATTAAGGGATATGGAGCCATTGCTGCCCGTTTAACAGATTTGTTAAAAAAGGACAGTTTCACATGGGGGAATGAGGCCCAATCTGCCTTTGAAGCATTAAAGAAGGCTGTTACACAGCCACCAGTGCTAGCCTTACCTAATTTTCAATCTCCTTTTGTTATAGAGTGTGATGCCTCAGGGGAGGCCATTGGAGCGGTGTTAATGCAAGGGGAAGGCCGATAG
- the LOC121257038 gene encoding uncharacterized protein At4g06744-like → MRSITFSVSFLLSTFLLHLCLYHEVASGDQIIGSDRKALEIITGGYGGGYYPASPPPPEHCSPPPPPPKPICTPPPPPPPPPPPPPPPPPPPPPPSRLELVKPVLRKFQSIATSDPEGKFKTWKGDDICKWEGLFCDTHPDFDQPALAAVDFNGFKLGRKDGGSLPLNGFIDELPDITVFHANSNNFTGGVPKKIMTLKYFFELDLSNNKLSGQFPMEVLGATQLTFLDLRFNSLCGTVPPGVFNLDVDVIFINNNNFVQKLPDNLGSTPALYLTFANNKFTGPIPRSIGTGNTSKNLIEVLFLNNQLSGCLPPEIGRLKRATVFDVSINWLTGPIPVSFQCLAKIALLNLAHNQFYGAIPEAICKLPNLSKFTLSYNYITEVGPDCRNLIEKGVLDVRMNCIIDLPNQRSKEECAKFFNKTKYHSCPNDKTYSYYIPCKNKHYSGSDHQPTVAATSPLSYDALTPHKL, encoded by the exons ATGAGGAGCATCACCTTCTCTGTTTCATTCTTGCTATCTACTTTCCTGCTTCATCTATGTTTGTACCATGAGGTGGCTTCCGGTGATCAAATTATTGGGTCCGATAGGAAAGCATTAGAAATAATCACAGGTGGTTATGGTGGCGGCTATTACCCTGCTTCACCTCCACCCCCCGAGCATtgttctcctcctcctccccctcctAAACCCATTTGCACC ccaccaccacccccacCTCCAcccccacctccaccaccacccccACCTCCTCCACCCCCACCGCCATCGCGACTTGAACTTGTCAAACCCGTTCTTCGAAAATTTCAAAGCATTGCCACCTCAGACCCAGAGGGCAAATTCAAGACATGGAAGGGCGACGACATATGCAAGTGGGAGGGCTTATTTTGTGACACACATCCGGACTTCGATCAACCAGCTCTTGCTGCAGTGGACTTCAATGGCTTCAAGCTTGGCCGTAAGGACGGCGGCAGCCTCCCTCTCAATGGCTTCATTGACGAGTTACCAGATATAACCGTGTTCCACGCAAACTCCAACAATTTCACCGGCGGCGTCCCCAAGAAGATCATGACCCTAAAGTACTTCTTTGAGCTTGATCTGAGCAACAACAAGTTATCCGGCCAGTTTCCAATGGAAGTTCTTGGAGCCACACAATTGACGTTCTTGGACCTTCGGTTTAACTCCTTGTGCGGAACAGTTCCACCTGGAGTGTTCAACCTAGACGTGGACGTGATCTTCATCAATAACAACAACTTTGTGCAAAAGCTTCCTGACAATCTTGGCTCCACGCCAGCTCTTTATCTCACTTTTGCCAACAACAAGTTCACGGGGCCAATCCCACGAAGCATTGGCACTGGCAACACTTCAAAAAACCTCATTGAGGTGCTCTTCTTGAACAACCAGCTCTCGGGATGCTTGCCACCTGAGATTGGCCGCTTGAAACGGGCAACCGTGTTTGATGTGAGCATTAACTGGTTGACTGGTCCAATACCCGTGTCATTTCAGTGCCTGGCCAAAATAGCATTGCTTAATTTGGCTCATAACCAATTCTATGGTGCGATCCCGGAGGCCATCTGCAAGCTACCTAACTTGTCTAAATTCACGTTATCATACAACTACATCACCGAAGTTGGCCCCGATTGCAGGAATTTGATAGAAAAGGGCGTTCTTGATGTTAGAATGAATTGCATTATAGATCTTCCAAATCAGAGATCAAAGGAAGAATGTGCTAAATTTTTTAACAAGACCAAGTACCACAGCTGCCCCAACGATAAGACGTATTCTTACTACATTCCATGCAAGAATAAGCATTATTCAGGTTCCGATCATCAACCAACGGTTGCAGCCACTTCGCCATTGTCCTATGATGCTCTTACACCGCATAAGTTGTGA
- the LOC121257041 gene encoding abscisate beta-glucosyltransferase-like — protein MDSEQARRVEMFFFPFVGGGHQIPMIDTARVFASHGAKSTIIATPTNVLQFQNSILRDQHSGRSISIHALPLPDDAVSPDIDMSATPFTDTSVLREPLRLFLLEHRPDCIVFDGFHRWAADLFDGLQIRRIVFTGNGCFSRCVTENIRRYVPHERVGSDYEPFVVPVLPDRIELTRSQLPPFVREKSGVSDKMFKTEEKSFGTVINSFCELEPAYVEYFRNQMGKKAWVIGPVSLCNGNVADKAERGKQASIDDQTCLSWLADKEPGSVLYISFGSLARFSPQQLLEIAHGLEASKHPFIWVVGKIFSKSRGEGEGGGEENWLPSGFEERIRESNRGLIIRGWAPQLLILEHAAVGGFMTHCGWNSTLEGVSCGVPMITWPVSAEQFYNEKLITDVLGVGVRVGSLEWMSFNVEKAALVGREKVEEAVKRLMGGGQAVVEMRMRAGELAEKAKRAVEQGGSSFKDADALIVELIKVRL, from the coding sequence ATGGACTCGGAACAAGCTCGTAGAGTTGAAATGTTCTTCTTCCCATTCGTGGGCGGAGGCCACCAGATCCCAATGATAGACACGGCCAGAGTGTTCGCATCCCATGGAGCTAAATCCACCATCATAGCCACACCCACCAACGTCCTCCAATTCCAAAACTCCATCCTCCGCGACCAACATTCCGGCCGCTCAATCTCAATCCACGCCCTCCCATTGCCAGACGACGCCGTTTCTCCGGACATCGACATGTCCGCCACCCCTTTCACTGATACTTCAGTCCTCCGAGAACCTCTCAGGCTCTTCCTACTTGAACACCGACCCGATTGCATTGTCTTTGACGGGTTTCACCGCTGGGCGGCTGATCTCTTCGACGGACTCCAGATTAGAAGGATTGTCTTCACAGGTAATGGGTGCTTCTCTCGCTGTGTCACAGAGAATATTCGACGGTATGTGCCGCACGAGAGGGTGGGTTCGGACTATGAGCCTTTTGTTGTGCCGGTTCTTCCTGATCGGATTGAATTGACGAGGTCTCAGCTCCCGCCTTTTGTTAGAGAGAAATCTGGTGTTTCTGATAAGATGTTTAAGACCGAGGAGAAAAGCTTTGGGACAGTGATTAATAGTTTCTGCGAGTTGGAGCCAGCATACGTTGAGTACTTTAGGAACCAGATGGGAAAGAAGGCTTGGGTTATAGGACCGGTGTCTTTATGCAATGGAAATGTTGCAGATAAGGCTGAGAGAGGCAAACAAGCCTCAATCGACGATCAAACCTGCTTGAGCTGGTTGGCTGATAAAGAACCAGGCTCTGTTCTTTATATCAGTTTCGGGAGCTTGGCTCGCTTCTCACCTCAACAGCTCCTTGAGATCGCTCATGGTCTCGAGGCTTCCAAGCATCCATTCATTTGGGTGGTTGGGAAAATCTTCTCCAAATCGAGGGGAGAAGgtgaaggaggaggagaagaaaattgGCTTCCCAGCGGATTCGAAGAGCGGATTAGGGAATCCAACAGGGGATTGATAATAAGAGGGTGGGCACCGCAATTATTGATATTGGAGCATGCTGCGGTGGGTGGATTCATGACTCATTGTGGGTGGAACTCAACCTTGGAGGGAGTGAGTTGTGGAGTGCCCATGATTACATGGCCTGTCTCGGCGGAGCAGTTCTACAATGAGAAACTGATAACCGATGTGTTGGGGGTTGGGGTTCGAGTCGGAAGCTTGGAGTGGATGTCGTTTAATGTTGAGAAGGCGGCGTTGGTGGGTAGGGAGAAGGTGGAGGAGGCAGTGAAAAGATTGATGGGTGGTGGTCAGGCAGTAGTGGAGATGAGAATGCGAGCTGGAGAACTTGCAGAGAAAGCCAAGAGAGCCGTGGAACAAGGTGGATCTTCGTTCAAGGATGCTGATGCTTTAATTGTGGAGCTTATAAAAGTGAGACTTTGA